In Montipora capricornis isolate CH-2021 chromosome 4, ASM3666992v2, whole genome shotgun sequence, a single genomic region encodes these proteins:
- the LOC138045609 gene encoding uncharacterized protein isoform X1, which produces MADFDLEVKCSLYTINSKDSETPSVKPWWCRTTLCEQGSLQTLEKRLKAKVSDHLRKQNVLDYLVVINVHKKSANDGQKKPKNYKLIDDETWTSCYRDIRQNPGDYELHVELREIQYKAPLTLTSKKQFTKKATCDDTTLLSKLTKTSQNPIDGYERTPKQEADLQKMKTGKTWLLYKCWFFSLFRAVTLNLKRFGFKHIKMLNCISLNFVSDVEKTYCTKYAKAEAWNELWIKCVCGELFQINRLRYWKFFGQEKGHWVRCPERKRHEMQDTTRNIDEPPNSAKRRRLTQGTLQSFLGKKLATPNNTDNTSTTTVSEPVNTPSNVANVSDTTSAEEEITSEDIDTTSSDESNDEESDEDAREPLASGSRDRTEPMTEFISNFSEDSGEDSDLVDENWPVNRPRWLEDLDPLAVLIQKCVTNGLQQDHIFYRLVSNACQFALDGSDPRKQFQWDTHVKEFINSLETVGSTSVVNLLRGPGPPREKNEAYKFSWDHVNVPLPSKFCRSKLQPMVVSAKGVIHHLLMNFIKIAQESTPLVTNNLVHVVPVCMSRDAMAIKPGGLIDYNKKEIVGLEKKIDVRYVKEHPKPGPDELKFFTEAGAVILTTLHNGTSLLVGSDYLTKSTSGDAVFCFIKDCVVKIQCCLACLDRTPKSGSGILEGIPDCKSSCMECSKNILDGIWGPCVNCAGRGQPSAYPSLKACHHCLEKGIQCVKIVVLMWASDSESNNRKAMKSIKEAKESGEIDENLALLNACPDVVHIGKKLHRSLANWWLWAGSCRFNLIILRILRNDADPEVRKLARSLLSAKCVLQKDRMDFNLVLEACQPGVIDLLRDVHMVTATLLPEPYWVWQGNVKGIVQRPVSVAVGPFGTILVLDQGQAQNKGRLLKARLHYPANVEVIAENLQSPLDVHYMNGTAFVTETRGICYCDLSNKATISPKRMGKRELFAFADEKGIIPNDAQLADYTCPVLRQKLQRWIEDHQEQIPQVPPMPQELQREDSDVNNGVGKKRRDKKMSAVRLKIVNAQIQNPKVLASCLDLLFAANNKSVYELTISSNGIAFQATARRIVDLPMNCIPHGLAYHENCLYVADSNEESGGITKFCLDGTAPQKVITNNQCAVAHGLAFDGPNLIFSDRKRNLVKQLTPSGEVTVISGNGELKTASGKATSSSHAQPTGLATEGHTVYVCDTGSQTLRIITPTTALASYLENIQKMFQVFSVHSDKTKHGYTKDVGLDEVIANMVQVQQYFNEIVSSIREHVHKPTLNPEGPHGSPAYITVEAVTWVTDTLKELNYLFSNIVDEREPDLIADYKQAFRSLSILTLVVEHFFSTMRGRYAMPYMLQYAQLLMPTIQETVKRMTNASFIYFTRKKAHYPDPTASVRYANLKWPVKPPTAPITSEDLQELQEWQSRYCGGVRQRSVRDISKYDAGTLPAFANAEETNQAEVLSSRMHFEGEQCGEENAVESVNEEHHPVEVLFQKGVFLVVKPGYEMFAPDDIPRASFYLTMTDSDVFVDPSETDINVLWYSFTETTDDQFGCFVAVGTGRVLKKGILFALSDTDITTRDNDDIIHLTDTCYSRILNSLNPQTPTASAAAEFAESESQEFNQLQRESSVESQHVEYIDIERTEIRSRRERCVRKRRNEDMVYY; this is translated from the exons ATGGCAGATTTCGACTTAGAAGTCAAGTGTTCTCTATATACCATCAACTCTAAAGATTCTGAAACTCCCTCTGTAAAGCCGTGGTGGTGCCGAACAACATTATGCGAACAGGGGAGCTTACAAACTCTTGAGAAACGCTTGAAGGCTAAG GTTTCTGATCATCTTAGAAAGCAAAATGTTTTAGACTATCTTGTAGTCATAAACGTTCATAAAAAATCTGCCAACGATGGacaaaagaagccaaaaaattacaaactaaTTGATGATGAGACGTGGACGAGCTGTTACAGAGACATCCGACAGAACCCAGGAGATTATGAGCTACATG TTGAACTCAGAGAAATCCAATACAAAGCACCGTTAACCcttacttcaaagaaacagttCACGAAGAAAGCTACGTGTGATGATACCACTCTTCTATCTAAGCTGACGAAGACTTCCCAGAATCCAATAGACGGGTACGAAAGGACGCCGAAACAAGAAGCGgatttacaaaaaatgaaaactggtAAGACGTGGTTACTCTataagtgttggtttttcagtcTGTTTCGTGCCGTTACATTGAATTTAAAAAGGTTTGGTTTCAAACATATCAAAATGCTAAATTGTATTTCTCTTAACTTTGTTTCAGATGTTGAGAAAACGTACTGTACGAAATATGCCAAAGCGGAAGCGTGGAACGAACTGTGGATAAAATGTGTTTGCGGGGAACTATTTCAAATAAACAGGCTGAGATATTGGAAGTTTTTTGGTCAAG AGAAAGGCCACTGGGTCAGGTGTCCGGAAAGAAAGAGACATGAAATGCAGGACACTACGAGGAACATTGATGAACCACCTAATAGTGCAAAGCGACGACGCCTGACACAAGGGACGTTGCAGTCATTTTTGGGAAAGAAACTAGCGACGCCAAACAACACAGACAACACCTCTACCACCACTGTCAGTGAACCAGTCAACACACCGTCTAACGTCGCTAATGTCAGTGATACAACATCGGCTGAAGAAGAAATCACCTCTGAAGACAT TGATACAACATCGAGCGATGAAAGTAATGATGAGGAAAGTGATGAAGATGCACGAGAGCCCTTAGCGTCAGGCTCGAGAGACCGTACAGAACCAATGACTGAGTTTATCAGCAACTTCTCGGAAGATAGCGGTGAGGATTCTGACCTGGTCGACGAGAACTGGCCAGTCAACAG ACCAAGATGGTTGGAAGACCTGGACCCTTTAGCGGTTCTCATCCAGAAATGTGTCACTAATGGCTTGCAACAGGATCACATATTCTATCGTCTCGTGTCCAATGCCTGCCAATTTGCTCTGGACGGAAGTGATCCTCGTAAACAATTCCAGTGGGATACCCATGTCAAAGAGTTCATAAATTCATTGGAGACTGTTGGCTCGACATCTGTTGTTAACCTGCTAAGGGGCCCAGGGCCACCTCGGGAGAAAAATGAGGCGTACAAGTTCAGTTGGGATCATGTCAACGTTCCATTGCCAAGTAAGTTCTGCAGAAGCAAACTGCAACCCATGGTTGTATCAGCTAAGGGCGTCATTCATCACCTGCTGATGAACTTTATAAAAATAGCCCAGGAAAGTACGCCTTTGGTGACGAACAATCTAGTTCACGTTGTACCTGTCTGTATGTCTAGAGACGCAATGGCGATTAAACCTGGGGGTCTTATAGACTACAACAAGAAGGAAATTGTTGGTCTAGAAAAGAAGATTGACGTCCGTTACGTAAAGGAACATCCCAAACCTGGGCCTGATGAATTAAAGTTCTTCACAGAAGCGGGTGCAGTGATACTGACCACTCTACACAACGGTACATCCCTACTGGTTGGCAGCGATTATCTCACAAAGTCCACGTCAGGTGATGCCGTCTTTTGCTTTATCAAGGATTGCGTGGTCAAGATTCAATGCTGCCTCGCCTGTTTAGACAGAACACCTAAATCTGGGTCCGGAATTTTAGAGGGTATTCCTGATTGTAAATCGAGCTGCATGGAGTGTTCCAAGAACATACTAGATGGTATTTGGGGACCTTGTGTGAATTGTGCGGGCAGAGGACAGCCCTCGGCCTATCCGTCGCTGAAGGCGTGTCACCACTGCCTAGAAAAAGGTATTCAGTGTGTCAAGATAGTGGTGTTGATGTGGGCCAGCGATAGTGAATCAAATAATCGGAAGGCCATGAAATCTATCAAAGAGGCTAAAGAATCAGGTGAAATCGATGAAAACCTAGCTCTCCTAAATGCATGCCCTGACGTGGTCCATATCGGGAAAAAGCTTCACAGGTCACTGGCAAACTGGTGGCTTTGGGCTGGTTCCTGTAGGTTCAACCTTATAATCCTGCGAATCCTTCGTAATGACGCTGACCCAGAAGTACGGAAGCTGGCCAGAAGTTTACTTTCTGCAAAATGTGTTCTTCAAAAGGATAGAATGGATTTCAACTTGGTTCTCGAGGCTTGTCAGCCAGGCGTCATCGATCTTCTAAGAGATGTTCACATGGTCACTGCCACCCTCTTACCTGAGCCTTACTGGGTCTGGCAAGGAAATGTAAAGGGAATCGTGCAACGGCCAGTCTCTGTCGCTGTAGGACCATTTGGTACCATCTTAGTACTTGACCAAGGGCAAGCCCAAAACAAAGGCAGACTGCTCAAGGCTCGATTGCATTATCCTGCTAACGTTGAAGTTATTGCAGAGAATCTTCAAAGCCCACTCGATGTGCACTACATGAATGGAACCGCATTTGTAACTGAGACAAGAGGCATCTGCTATTGCGATCTTTCCAACAAAGCGACTATTTCTCCCAAGAGGATGGGCAAGCGTGAATTGTTTGCCTTTGCTGATGAAAAAGGCATTATTCCGAACGATGCCCAGCTTGCTGACTACACTTGTCCTGTTCTACGACAAAAGCTTCAGAGATGGATAGAGGATCATCAGGAACAAATACCTCAGGTGCCACCCATGCCACAGGAACTTCAAAGAGAAGACAGCGATGTCAACAATGGTGTTGGAAAGAAAAGAAGGGACAAGAAAATGTCAGCTGTACGTCTGAAGATTGTTAATGCACAAATTCAAAATCCAAAAGTTCTGGCCTCATGCCTGGACCTGCTTTTTGCTGCCAACAATAAGTCGGTGTATGAGCTAACCATCTCAAGCAATGGTATTGCTTTTCAAGCAACTGCTCGACGGATTGTAGACTTACCGATGAACTGCATACCACATGGACTAGCATACCATGAGAACTGTCTCTATGTCGCTGACTCGAACGAAGAATCTGGTGGTATAACGAAGTTTTGTCTTGATGGTACGGCGCCACAGAAAGTGATAACCAACAATCAGTGCGCTGTGGCACATGGCCTAGCTTTTGATGGTCCGAATCTGATCTTTTCGGACAGAAAACGAAACCTGGTCAAACAGCTAACACCCAGCGGTGAAGTCACTGTAATTTCTGGAAATGGAGAATTGAAGACAGCAAGTGGAAAAGCGACATCAAGTAGTCATGCACAACCCACTGGCTTGGCAACTGAAGGGCATACGGTGTATGTGTGTGACACAGGATCACAAACTCTAAGAATCATCACTCCAACAACCGCATTGGCTTCATACTTGGAAAACATCCAAAAGATGTTTCAAGTGTTTTCTGTACATTCTGACAAGACGAAACACGGGTATACTAAGGACGTCGGCCTTGATGAGGTTATCGCCAACATGGTCCAGGTCCAGCAATACTTTAATGAAATTGTCAGCAGTATCAGGGAACACGTCCATAAGCCAACTCTAAACCCTGAAGGGCCACACGGCTCACCCGCTTACATAACCGTGGAGGCTGTGACCTGGGTCACTGACACCTTGAAGGAACTGAACTATCTATTTAGCAACATTGTTGACGAGCGTGAGCCCGATTTAATTGCAGATTACAAGCAGGCATTCAGGTCTCTTTCAATCCTGACCCTTGTGgtggaacattttttttcaaccatGCGTGGTCGTTATGCTATGCCGTACATGCTGCAATATGCCCAGCTGCTAATGCCCACAATACAGGAGACAGTAAAAAGGATGACAAACGCATCATTCATTTACTTCACACGCAAAAAAGCCCACTATCCAGACCCAACAGCTTCAGTGCGCTATGCAAACCTCAAATGGCCTGTGAAACCGCCAACAGCTCCCATCACGTCCGAAGATTTACAGGAACTGCAGGAATGGCAGAGTCGGTATTGTGGCGGCGTTCGGCAACGGTCTGTCAGAGATATCAGTAAATATGACGCGGGTACCCTTCCAGCATTTGCCAATGCAGAGGAGACGAATCAGGCAGAAGTTTTGAGTTCCAGAATGCACTTTGAAGGAGAACAGTGTGGAGAGGAAAATGCAGTAGAATCTGTAAACGAGGAGCATCATCCAGTCGAAGTCTTATTTCAAAAGGGAGTCTTTCTCGTAGTCAAGCCAGGATACGAGATGTTTGCTCCAGATGACATCCCAAGAGCAAGTTTCTATTTGACTATGACGGATTCTGATGTATTCGTTGACCCCAGTGAGACCGACATTAATGTTCTGTGGTACTCCTTCACTGAGACAACAGATGACCAATTTGGCTGCTTTGTGGCCGTAGGAACAGGAAGAGTACTGAAGAAAGGAATCCTGTTTGCTTTGAGTGATACTGACATAACCACTCGAGACAATGATGACATTATACACTTGACAGACACATGCTACTCGCGAATTTTGAACTCTCTAAACCCCCAAACTCCAACCGCTTCTGCAGCTGCAGAGTTTGCAGAATCTGAAAGCCAAGAATTCAACCAGCTGCAAAGAGAGTCTTCCGTTGAAAGCCAGCATGTAGAGTATATTGACATTGAAAGGACTGAAATTCGAAGCCGCAGAGAAAGATGCGTTAGGAAAAGGAGGAATGAGGACATGGTATATTACTAA
- the LOC138045609 gene encoding uncharacterized protein isoform X2, producing MADFDLEVKCSLYTINSKDSETPSVKPWWCRTTLCEQGSLQTLEKRLKAKVSDHLRKQNVLDYLVVINVHKKSANDGQKKPKNYKLIDDETWTSCYRDIRQNPGDYELHVELREIQYKAPLTLTSKKQFTKKATCDDTTLLSKLTKTSQNPIDGYERTPKQEADLQKMKTDVEKTYCTKYAKAEAWNELWIKCVCGELFQINRLRYWKFFGQEKGHWVRCPERKRHEMQDTTRNIDEPPNSAKRRRLTQGTLQSFLGKKLATPNNTDNTSTTTVSEPVNTPSNVANVSDTTSAEEEITSEDIDTTSSDESNDEESDEDAREPLASGSRDRTEPMTEFISNFSEDSGEDSDLVDENWPVNRPRWLEDLDPLAVLIQKCVTNGLQQDHIFYRLVSNACQFALDGSDPRKQFQWDTHVKEFINSLETVGSTSVVNLLRGPGPPREKNEAYKFSWDHVNVPLPSKFCRSKLQPMVVSAKGVIHHLLMNFIKIAQESTPLVTNNLVHVVPVCMSRDAMAIKPGGLIDYNKKEIVGLEKKIDVRYVKEHPKPGPDELKFFTEAGAVILTTLHNGTSLLVGSDYLTKSTSGDAVFCFIKDCVVKIQCCLACLDRTPKSGSGILEGIPDCKSSCMECSKNILDGIWGPCVNCAGRGQPSAYPSLKACHHCLEKGIQCVKIVVLMWASDSESNNRKAMKSIKEAKESGEIDENLALLNACPDVVHIGKKLHRSLANWWLWAGSCRFNLIILRILRNDADPEVRKLARSLLSAKCVLQKDRMDFNLVLEACQPGVIDLLRDVHMVTATLLPEPYWVWQGNVKGIVQRPVSVAVGPFGTILVLDQGQAQNKGRLLKARLHYPANVEVIAENLQSPLDVHYMNGTAFVTETRGICYCDLSNKATISPKRMGKRELFAFADEKGIIPNDAQLADYTCPVLRQKLQRWIEDHQEQIPQVPPMPQELQREDSDVNNGVGKKRRDKKMSAVRLKIVNAQIQNPKVLASCLDLLFAANNKSVYELTISSNGIAFQATARRIVDLPMNCIPHGLAYHENCLYVADSNEESGGITKFCLDGTAPQKVITNNQCAVAHGLAFDGPNLIFSDRKRNLVKQLTPSGEVTVISGNGELKTASGKATSSSHAQPTGLATEGHTVYVCDTGSQTLRIITPTTALASYLENIQKMFQVFSVHSDKTKHGYTKDVGLDEVIANMVQVQQYFNEIVSSIREHVHKPTLNPEGPHGSPAYITVEAVTWVTDTLKELNYLFSNIVDEREPDLIADYKQAFRSLSILTLVVEHFFSTMRGRYAMPYMLQYAQLLMPTIQETVKRMTNASFIYFTRKKAHYPDPTASVRYANLKWPVKPPTAPITSEDLQELQEWQSRYCGGVRQRSVRDISKYDAGTLPAFANAEETNQAEVLSSRMHFEGEQCGEENAVESVNEEHHPVEVLFQKGVFLVVKPGYEMFAPDDIPRASFYLTMTDSDVFVDPSETDINVLWYSFTETTDDQFGCFVAVGTGRVLKKGILFALSDTDITTRDNDDIIHLTDTCYSRILNSLNPQTPTASAAAEFAESESQEFNQLQRESSVESQHVEYIDIERTEIRSRRERCVRKRRNEDMVYY from the exons ATGGCAGATTTCGACTTAGAAGTCAAGTGTTCTCTATATACCATCAACTCTAAAGATTCTGAAACTCCCTCTGTAAAGCCGTGGTGGTGCCGAACAACATTATGCGAACAGGGGAGCTTACAAACTCTTGAGAAACGCTTGAAGGCTAAG GTTTCTGATCATCTTAGAAAGCAAAATGTTTTAGACTATCTTGTAGTCATAAACGTTCATAAAAAATCTGCCAACGATGGacaaaagaagccaaaaaattacaaactaaTTGATGATGAGACGTGGACGAGCTGTTACAGAGACATCCGACAGAACCCAGGAGATTATGAGCTACATG TTGAACTCAGAGAAATCCAATACAAAGCACCGTTAACCcttacttcaaagaaacagttCACGAAGAAAGCTACGTGTGATGATACCACTCTTCTATCTAAGCTGACGAAGACTTCCCAGAATCCAATAGACGGGTACGAAAGGACGCCGAAACAAGAAGCGgatttacaaaaaatgaaaactg ATGTTGAGAAAACGTACTGTACGAAATATGCCAAAGCGGAAGCGTGGAACGAACTGTGGATAAAATGTGTTTGCGGGGAACTATTTCAAATAAACAGGCTGAGATATTGGAAGTTTTTTGGTCAAG AGAAAGGCCACTGGGTCAGGTGTCCGGAAAGAAAGAGACATGAAATGCAGGACACTACGAGGAACATTGATGAACCACCTAATAGTGCAAAGCGACGACGCCTGACACAAGGGACGTTGCAGTCATTTTTGGGAAAGAAACTAGCGACGCCAAACAACACAGACAACACCTCTACCACCACTGTCAGTGAACCAGTCAACACACCGTCTAACGTCGCTAATGTCAGTGATACAACATCGGCTGAAGAAGAAATCACCTCTGAAGACAT TGATACAACATCGAGCGATGAAAGTAATGATGAGGAAAGTGATGAAGATGCACGAGAGCCCTTAGCGTCAGGCTCGAGAGACCGTACAGAACCAATGACTGAGTTTATCAGCAACTTCTCGGAAGATAGCGGTGAGGATTCTGACCTGGTCGACGAGAACTGGCCAGTCAACAG ACCAAGATGGTTGGAAGACCTGGACCCTTTAGCGGTTCTCATCCAGAAATGTGTCACTAATGGCTTGCAACAGGATCACATATTCTATCGTCTCGTGTCCAATGCCTGCCAATTTGCTCTGGACGGAAGTGATCCTCGTAAACAATTCCAGTGGGATACCCATGTCAAAGAGTTCATAAATTCATTGGAGACTGTTGGCTCGACATCTGTTGTTAACCTGCTAAGGGGCCCAGGGCCACCTCGGGAGAAAAATGAGGCGTACAAGTTCAGTTGGGATCATGTCAACGTTCCATTGCCAAGTAAGTTCTGCAGAAGCAAACTGCAACCCATGGTTGTATCAGCTAAGGGCGTCATTCATCACCTGCTGATGAACTTTATAAAAATAGCCCAGGAAAGTACGCCTTTGGTGACGAACAATCTAGTTCACGTTGTACCTGTCTGTATGTCTAGAGACGCAATGGCGATTAAACCTGGGGGTCTTATAGACTACAACAAGAAGGAAATTGTTGGTCTAGAAAAGAAGATTGACGTCCGTTACGTAAAGGAACATCCCAAACCTGGGCCTGATGAATTAAAGTTCTTCACAGAAGCGGGTGCAGTGATACTGACCACTCTACACAACGGTACATCCCTACTGGTTGGCAGCGATTATCTCACAAAGTCCACGTCAGGTGATGCCGTCTTTTGCTTTATCAAGGATTGCGTGGTCAAGATTCAATGCTGCCTCGCCTGTTTAGACAGAACACCTAAATCTGGGTCCGGAATTTTAGAGGGTATTCCTGATTGTAAATCGAGCTGCATGGAGTGTTCCAAGAACATACTAGATGGTATTTGGGGACCTTGTGTGAATTGTGCGGGCAGAGGACAGCCCTCGGCCTATCCGTCGCTGAAGGCGTGTCACCACTGCCTAGAAAAAGGTATTCAGTGTGTCAAGATAGTGGTGTTGATGTGGGCCAGCGATAGTGAATCAAATAATCGGAAGGCCATGAAATCTATCAAAGAGGCTAAAGAATCAGGTGAAATCGATGAAAACCTAGCTCTCCTAAATGCATGCCCTGACGTGGTCCATATCGGGAAAAAGCTTCACAGGTCACTGGCAAACTGGTGGCTTTGGGCTGGTTCCTGTAGGTTCAACCTTATAATCCTGCGAATCCTTCGTAATGACGCTGACCCAGAAGTACGGAAGCTGGCCAGAAGTTTACTTTCTGCAAAATGTGTTCTTCAAAAGGATAGAATGGATTTCAACTTGGTTCTCGAGGCTTGTCAGCCAGGCGTCATCGATCTTCTAAGAGATGTTCACATGGTCACTGCCACCCTCTTACCTGAGCCTTACTGGGTCTGGCAAGGAAATGTAAAGGGAATCGTGCAACGGCCAGTCTCTGTCGCTGTAGGACCATTTGGTACCATCTTAGTACTTGACCAAGGGCAAGCCCAAAACAAAGGCAGACTGCTCAAGGCTCGATTGCATTATCCTGCTAACGTTGAAGTTATTGCAGAGAATCTTCAAAGCCCACTCGATGTGCACTACATGAATGGAACCGCATTTGTAACTGAGACAAGAGGCATCTGCTATTGCGATCTTTCCAACAAAGCGACTATTTCTCCCAAGAGGATGGGCAAGCGTGAATTGTTTGCCTTTGCTGATGAAAAAGGCATTATTCCGAACGATGCCCAGCTTGCTGACTACACTTGTCCTGTTCTACGACAAAAGCTTCAGAGATGGATAGAGGATCATCAGGAACAAATACCTCAGGTGCCACCCATGCCACAGGAACTTCAAAGAGAAGACAGCGATGTCAACAATGGTGTTGGAAAGAAAAGAAGGGACAAGAAAATGTCAGCTGTACGTCTGAAGATTGTTAATGCACAAATTCAAAATCCAAAAGTTCTGGCCTCATGCCTGGACCTGCTTTTTGCTGCCAACAATAAGTCGGTGTATGAGCTAACCATCTCAAGCAATGGTATTGCTTTTCAAGCAACTGCTCGACGGATTGTAGACTTACCGATGAACTGCATACCACATGGACTAGCATACCATGAGAACTGTCTCTATGTCGCTGACTCGAACGAAGAATCTGGTGGTATAACGAAGTTTTGTCTTGATGGTACGGCGCCACAGAAAGTGATAACCAACAATCAGTGCGCTGTGGCACATGGCCTAGCTTTTGATGGTCCGAATCTGATCTTTTCGGACAGAAAACGAAACCTGGTCAAACAGCTAACACCCAGCGGTGAAGTCACTGTAATTTCTGGAAATGGAGAATTGAAGACAGCAAGTGGAAAAGCGACATCAAGTAGTCATGCACAACCCACTGGCTTGGCAACTGAAGGGCATACGGTGTATGTGTGTGACACAGGATCACAAACTCTAAGAATCATCACTCCAACAACCGCATTGGCTTCATACTTGGAAAACATCCAAAAGATGTTTCAAGTGTTTTCTGTACATTCTGACAAGACGAAACACGGGTATACTAAGGACGTCGGCCTTGATGAGGTTATCGCCAACATGGTCCAGGTCCAGCAATACTTTAATGAAATTGTCAGCAGTATCAGGGAACACGTCCATAAGCCAACTCTAAACCCTGAAGGGCCACACGGCTCACCCGCTTACATAACCGTGGAGGCTGTGACCTGGGTCACTGACACCTTGAAGGAACTGAACTATCTATTTAGCAACATTGTTGACGAGCGTGAGCCCGATTTAATTGCAGATTACAAGCAGGCATTCAGGTCTCTTTCAATCCTGACCCTTGTGgtggaacattttttttcaaccatGCGTGGTCGTTATGCTATGCCGTACATGCTGCAATATGCCCAGCTGCTAATGCCCACAATACAGGAGACAGTAAAAAGGATGACAAACGCATCATTCATTTACTTCACACGCAAAAAAGCCCACTATCCAGACCCAACAGCTTCAGTGCGCTATGCAAACCTCAAATGGCCTGTGAAACCGCCAACAGCTCCCATCACGTCCGAAGATTTACAGGAACTGCAGGAATGGCAGAGTCGGTATTGTGGCGGCGTTCGGCAACGGTCTGTCAGAGATATCAGTAAATATGACGCGGGTACCCTTCCAGCATTTGCCAATGCAGAGGAGACGAATCAGGCAGAAGTTTTGAGTTCCAGAATGCACTTTGAAGGAGAACAGTGTGGAGAGGAAAATGCAGTAGAATCTGTAAACGAGGAGCATCATCCAGTCGAAGTCTTATTTCAAAAGGGAGTCTTTCTCGTAGTCAAGCCAGGATACGAGATGTTTGCTCCAGATGACATCCCAAGAGCAAGTTTCTATTTGACTATGACGGATTCTGATGTATTCGTTGACCCCAGTGAGACCGACATTAATGTTCTGTGGTACTCCTTCACTGAGACAACAGATGACCAATTTGGCTGCTTTGTGGCCGTAGGAACAGGAAGAGTACTGAAGAAAGGAATCCTGTTTGCTTTGAGTGATACTGACATAACCACTCGAGACAATGATGACATTATACACTTGACAGACACATGCTACTCGCGAATTTTGAACTCTCTAAACCCCCAAACTCCAACCGCTTCTGCAGCTGCAGAGTTTGCAGAATCTGAAAGCCAAGAATTCAACCAGCTGCAAAGAGAGTCTTCCGTTGAAAGCCAGCATGTAGAGTATATTGACATTGAAAGGACTGAAATTCGAAGCCGCAGAGAAAGATGCGTTAGGAAAAGGAGGAATGAGGACATGGTATATTACTAA